From the Argentina anserina chromosome 3, drPotAnse1.1, whole genome shotgun sequence genome, the window ATTACTTATTCGTACCATAAAAAATTGTAAACTATTGAAAGAGGAAGGAAGAAGCAGTAGCGGACAAAGTACCTCTGAGTACCTTTCAACTCCAGGAGAACGATCAATGCAAGCACTCCATTGTTGATCCTTTAAGACTGGATCTTTGTAACAGATCTCATTGCACTCCTCCAAGCCTGTACAATTGACTCCACTATATCATTTGTTCACTCGTAGCTTATTTAGAATTCTACGTATTAATCCATCCCCACTTCAATGTACAAGTATGATAACTCCATAACCAATTATCTatcatatatgaaattttgCTGCACAGCATACTTGTTCGGTGAGATTCGAGCTACCAGATTACAGCTTTGAGTTATGCAGCCAAAGGAATTTCCCCAAACTAATGTAGATAGAACAACACCAGACGGAGCAACAAGTTAATAAAAATTTCTAAAGAGCCAAACATGATCACTCACATTCTTCCCAAGTCTCTCCATCAGTGTCACACCCTTTCTTGCAAAATACTCGCCCTAAAAGAAAACACCCATGTTACTGTGATTCATGTGATATACAAAGAATTCAAAACAACAATAGATTATGAATGTCATTGACTCGTGTTAACATATATTTTACATGCAAACATGCATTTCATAACAGTGACATCAATCCAAAATTGCTTTCTAATTTCCGGAAATTATGTAAGTATATATAACAAGCGACATGAAATGAAACACAAGTAGAGAAGCAACGTGTGGCTGAAACATAGAACATCAAAGCGTACCAGGGAATCTGATAAATTGATGAAAACAAACATTACAGATCGGAAAAAGGTGGGGAGAGATTTTTTACATGGAATCTGCATAAGGGCGGAGTATTTGTGCGTGCATTCGTAATTGCAGGGAGGACCCCATTGATGCGGTAtcatcgtcttcttcttctctctctgtctctctcccTCCGTCTCTGTGATTCTCTCAGCTAATAATGGTGCGGTAGAGGAACGAGGAATCATCTCTGTTGATGGCTCCATATACGTGAGGTCGGTTTTGTAATTTCCGTCTATTACTTTCTTTGGAAACCGATTTTATGGGGAAGTTTCTTCATAAAACCGTTTTGTTAGAAACATTCGCTGCGAACTTTCTTCATAAAAAATTATGTACTTTCTCCTAGTTCGCTGCGAATCTTATTCAGAAACCATTTTGTGAAGACAGTTCGCTGCGAGCGTTCTTCTGGAAACCATTTTGTGGAGATCGAATGTTCGCTGCGAACGTTCCTTATAATTTACTTTGTGAGGAATATTCACTGAAAATCTTCGCATGAATTGCTAAAGATCCAATAAGTCCAATGCCGCTCTTGCCAAAGTTGTATGTCTTTTTTCAGCCTACTCAAGTCCAAACCCATTAGGTCTTTCTTCAAAAAACCGTTTTATACGGAAAGTCGCTGTGATCTTTCTTTAGAAAACCCATTTAGGTGTGCTAGGTTTACCCTGATATTCGATTTGAAATGGTTCATGATAAgcatttttttcctttgtttGCACTtatcttaaatttttttatatgctaccgatttgaaatttttattatttgtgaaataaccTTCATAAGTATTAATGATTTTGAATTGTGATTgcgggtttagagtttaaaaTTTAGAGTATTAGAGTGTAgagttttagggtttaagatATTAGAGTGTAGGGTGtagattttagaaaaaaacccaaaatagtatttagtaaaatagctgaaatataatttttctgaTTAAATCTTATGTGTCAAATTGTGATTGAAATGGTATACCATTAGACATTATCACGTAGTGCTACGATAACACTTAAAATTTTCTCCACTTATCTGGCATTTTTCCCGACACCAATTTATGCCACCTTGAAAAGTCATTTGGACTTTCACTTACCCatctttccttttttcttttttccctaAATTTTGAGGATTAGAGGTGGCAAGTGAGCTAAAAAGTCTGAGCCCGATGTGTTAAAAATCGGCCCGGTACAGTCTGAGCATGTTATTATAATGGCCCGGGCTGCGCTTAAATATTTTAACCCATGAGCACGGTCCGGACACGATAAATttatggatcagcccattaaacacataatttcatattatttatataaatatttaaataattataataataattgaatattaaaccttttaaatataaatctcttgattatttcattatttttattatattatgtcacaaatatcatcaaagtagtgataaaaaaatcataattttgaTATCTGTAccgttttagaaataagattatcaaatgtgttgtagtattttatttattttactattctaaatagttatataatataaatattataattacaCAATTTTATTATGTTAATTGTGTCTTATAATACTAATGGGCCGAGCCGGCCCGCTTCTTGGCCCAACACGAGCCAGAGCCCGAGCCCGGCCTGACATGAGCTTGGGCTGTGAGCTGGACCAGgcttaatatttaaataaataggATGACCTGATCCCGGTACGAAAAATAGATGGGCTGGCCCAAGCACATCACATGCACCATTTTGACCCGCTTAAAATGGGTCGGCCCGAcccgtttgccacctctagtTCTCATGTGTTATCTACCCCGAAATTTAATTTTGGAAAGGTTCAATTTaaagcattttttttatttctcaattATCAATTTCCAACTATAATTATGCCACCTTGAAACGCGAATTGGACTTTCACCCTTGAAAAATGCTAAAGACACcaaaaattatacaaaaaacatatatcaaatgttgTGTCATGTGTCCACATCGTCACTTTGATCCTAATAATATCTAACATGTCCCTCATATTAAATTCTTTTGaaacaaataagaaataaaaatcaacaattaaaatgaaaaaagttAACTTGCTTAGATTTTCCAGTATGAACAACAATTTATGTgtagttatgtgttttttttttataactaAAACTCATTATCTTTGTTGTTCTGTATAAACTAgtattgtgtttctttcgatgGGATTTTGATCAAACTTGCAGAACTGAAGCACAATACCTTTATTTTTTAGTTGCAAAAAATATATTGTGCCAAACGACAATCAAATCATGAGTTAGTTGTTGATCAATTGATCAAATGAAGGTAATTCTATATGATGAACCGAATAAGTATATAGAGCATATTAATTAGGAATTAATAATAAGCCTCATCAATCTTCAATCTCCTCCCCATATCGATCTTCTGATTACTCAATCTCATCAATTTTTTTACTAAGATAaagaatttaattaatttattattatcatTTATTATAGGTTATCGATCATGTTGTTTGATTACATTTAATCATGGGTTCTCATGTTGTTCCTAACCAAGTAACCATATTTATGTTCACTCTTGCCGACTGTGGCAAACGAGCCAGCCCGGCCCATTTTAATCGGGTTAAAACCGTGCCCGTATTATGCTCGTACCGGCCAATTTATTTTTCGTGCCGGGCTTGGGTTGACTCATTTTTTCAAATATTAAGCCCGACCTGACCCACGGCCCGAGCCCAAGTCGGGCTGGGCTCGTGCATGTGTCGGGCCAAAAAGCGGGTCGGCCCAGCCTATTAGCATTATAAGACAcaattaacataaaaaaattatgtaattagaatttttgttttacatAGCTATTTATAataggaaaataaataaaatactacaacacatttgataatcatatttctaaaacgttaaatatgtaaaaactatgatttttattactattttgatgatatttgtgaaataatgtaattaaaataataaaataatcaagaagtttatatttaaaaggtccaatattcaattctcattattatgattgtttaaatatttatataaataatataaaattaagtGTTTAGCGGGCCGATTCATGAATTTATCGTGTATGGGCCGTGCCGGACCTAAAACGGGCTCGGGCCGGGCTGAGCTAAAATATATAGGCCTAACACGGCCCATTAAAAATAATGAGCTCGGGCTGTGCCGGACTCAGGCTTTTCGGCCCACTTGCgacatttaatatatttaattattacgTCAATAAATACGAACCAACTGTCATTTATCATGAATTTGTTAGTCTAAATTTTTTTGTGTTCCTCCAAATCGTATGGTATACTTTCACGGGTTCTAAAGTAGATTTTATCTTATGCTCAATCTTGTAGTAGCTGTAGTACCCGGATTTGAATATGATGGAGGTCAAGAAAGAAATGAATCAAAAGTATAGAGGATAAAAAAGATTAAATTTAGCCAATCTTATATAACCGTTATAATAAaggaattgaataaaaattagACATTAAAGATAATTAAATACAGACTTTTCTAAATATAAGCAACATGTACATAATTTTGATGTCTACATTACAAAAATTATTTCATGCTTAAAGTTCTgatattttaccgtattgacATCAATTTCACCATTAAATTTTTACTTTTAAAAACAGTAGACGTTCTTTACACCGAAAATATGTCAAAGTACCAATACTGGCGGTCTAGATTATTCCATTTAACAACCTCGGTTGGATTTATGTATTTTGTAGTGCTGTGACTCCATGTCTGTCATGTGAGTGTACCTATCGAAAACAAACGAAAGTCCGCTAACGAGGAACCCACCATTGAAAACCATTGAATCCAAAACCATTAGCTAGTGAATCTTTTATAGTTTTATTCACAAAAGTAAAAGGCTGCCACTTATCACGAAGCAATTGGATCCTGACCATGACAGTGGGACCTGACATCACCACATACGCCAAAAAGGAATCGTCTCCAACTCCAACACTCCCGGTGTCTTTGAGTTTATCATCGACTTCTATTGGTCGATGAAGTTAACCTGAGTCGTCAGAAACTTCATCGCAGAAAATGGAGGCGCTGCAATGGAGGCTCTTACCTCTGCTTTCACTACTCCTTTCTTTCGTAGTGTTCTTCTACTTCCAAACCTCATCCACGGTCagttctttctctttttttttacatgtTTTGGTTGCTATTGTTACTCTCCCACTATTGTTTCATTTTGGGGTTATGAAAATCTCACTCACAGTTTCCGGAACCGGTAAATTTAGTTCTCATGATCATGAAGACATTGAAATACGGTTTTGAAGTATTAACCAATTGTATGGATGCGTGGATATGAAAATGGCTGCTGATGAGTTGATTATATGAGTTGATGTGCCAATCTTGGTAAAAATAGATTGACAAAAGCCGCAATACAATTGGAACGATAAAGAGACAATGTTGATGGCACACACACAAGAATGTATTGACCTAATTGAATGTTTTATGCATGCCACAGTGTATCTGCATGGGGCAAACTTGAGATCAATACTTTGCATTGAAAGCCGAGTATCATATAGAGTTAAATGTGTTGTGATGTTATTATATATGCTGTTGAAGTTTTTATTTGACAGCTAAATCAGAAGCAATGCAGCCTGCTTCCTTACCAACACTACTGGATTGTTAGCAAGCGCATCGTCACACCTCAAGGGGTCATTTCTGGACTAGGTAAAGTTGTTTTCTTCTGTTTACTTCTTACTAAAGCCGCCAAAAGTACGCAAATTTTCACTTTCTTTATAGGAATTGAGTCTCAGGGAAGGGGAAACTTTTCAGTGTTCTTCGTTGATATATTCTAGTGGTTTAATTTTGGTTTCTGTGAAATGTGTGATGAACAGTTGAGGTGAAGGAGGGAAAGATTGCCTCCATTGTTAAAGAAGAGGAAAAGGATGGGGAAaccaagttgaagaatgtaattGATTATGGAGAGGCTGTGGTCATGCCTGGCTTGATTGATGTGTAAGAATTCCCTGTCAAGCCCCTTTGTACATAGATTCATAGGTTAATtggggttttaatatatctCGTAATATATTTAAATTCTATGCCAGTTCGATCTGGATCTAAATGCTAATTATGATTAATACAGGCATGCACATCTTGATGATCCTGGACGAAGCGAGTGGGAAGGATTTCCATCAGGGACTAAAGCTGCAGCCGCTGGTATGCCTGTAATAAATATTCTTGATTATAACTGCAGTGAACAAGAATATAATTTGGCGCCAtttgtttcttgtttcttGTTTCTGCACAGGCGGTATAACAACATTGGTTGACATGCCTCTAAATAGCTTTCCGTCCACCGTCTCTAGAGAGACTTTGGAGCTCAAGCTCAAGGCTGCTGAGAGCAGAATTCATGTTGATGTCGGTATGTTTCTGAAACTATATGTTAGGATACATTTTATTCAAGTATTTTGAGAATTACTAAGCCTAGAATTTAACAGGTTTCTGGGGAGGCCTTGTTCCTGAAAATGCATTCAACAAATCTGCTCTTGAGGATCTCTTAAATGCTGGTGCTCTTGGTTTGAAGGTAAGTACTCTTCAAGAACCGGTGTTATATGCCTTAATATAGAACTGTGACAACATTCGATAAACAGAAGGCATACTATGGAATTActggttgttttttttttcatatgttATTATTCCTCCTCTGATGAACTACGTGATGTCTGCTTTTGTAGTCTTTCATGTGTCCATCAGGGATCAATGACTTTCCCATGACAAACAGCAGCCATATTAAGGTTTGTTACATGAGATCAAGTTCttctattatataaattaaggAATTCATCGTGCGCATTGAATAACAAGCATAGAATCAAATGTCATATTTGATTATGTTGCTGCATACCAAAATAGTGTACTAGTTCAATCAGCACATTTATTCAGATAGCTGAAGTTGTTATCATGATGCTGATGTCTTTTTCAATATCTGCATATCGATTTTGATCATTTGTTCCCTAGGAGGGTCTGTCTGTACTGGCAAAATATCGAAGGCCTTTACTTGTACATGCAGAGAAACAACCAGATCCTGAAACTAACTTAGGAGTAGAAGATGGTAGTAATGATGCTCGTTCCTATTCAACATATCTCAAGACTAGACCACCTTCCTGGTATTTTGATACTGTAAAAGAAAATAGCTTGaatccaatatatatatatatatatatatatatatatatgtgtgtgtgtgtgtgtgtgtgtgtatagtAACTAGTTCCTCTAATTCAAACTAGGGAGGAAGCAGCTATAAAGGATCTTGTTACCTTGGCAAAGGACACAAGGATTGGTGCTCCTGCAGAGGGAGCTCATCTTCATATTGTGCACTTGTCTGACTCAAGCTCATCTTTAGATCTTATTAAGGTAGAGTCCTTTATAACAACATATTTTGCGGTCTTATTAGTCTCACAGATGGAAATGTTCATCACTTTCTCATTGCCCCTATTGAAGAAAATACTCTGTTAATGAGTTGACTATGTCGCTGTGGTCTTTATATCGTTGCAGGAAGCCAAAAGTGGAGGCGACAGTTTAACTGTGGAGACGTGCCCCCACTACTTGGCTTTTTCAGCAGAAGATATTCAAGATGGAGATACTCGTTTTAAGTGCTCTCCACCCATCCGTGATGCTGTCAATAAGGAAAACCTGTGGAAAGCTTTGTTGGTATGTGATAACTTTATGTTGCCTCTATGTATATGATAGGAATCAGAGGATGCCTATATATCATTAGTGGTTCTACTCCTTCTCATTGCTTTTTCAGGAAGGGGATCTTGACATGTTGAGCTCTGATCATTCACCAACAACCCCGGAGCTTAAGCGTCTGGATGATGGTGACTTTCTAAAGGCTTGGGGTGGCATATCGTGTTTGCAGGTTACTGTCTATTGCTCTAGAAACCTAACGCTGTTTAATCTGAAATGGATAGGTTCTTTGGTACTGCATGTTATGAAGAAGTCACCTTGCTTCATTGGGAAAGAACTCCTGCTTCAGATGGCATTCCATATTTTCCCTTCAAATGTAACATTTTGTCATTTTTGAGAACTGACCCTATTCTTTTGGCGCAAACTTGCAGTTTGTTCTTCCTGTGACATGGTCTTATGGCCAGAAATATGGTGTTACTTTAGAACAAATG encodes:
- the LOC126788079 gene encoding allantoinase isoform X2, producing MPGLIDVHAHLDDPGRSEWEGFPSGTKAAAAGGITTLVDMPLNSFPSTVSRETLELKLKAAESRIHVDVGFWGGLVPENAFNKSALEDLLNAGALGLKSFMCPSGINDFPMTNSSHIKEGLSVLAKYRRPLLVHAEKQPDPETNLGVEDGSNDARSYSTYLKTRPPSWEEAAIKDLVTLAKDTRIGAPAEGAHLHIVHLSDSSSSLDLIKEAKSGGDSLTVETCPHYLAFSAEDIQDGDTRFKCSPPIRDAVNKENLWKALLEGDLDMLSSDHSPTTPELKRLDDGDFLKAWGGISCLQFVLPVTWSYGQKYGVTLEQMALWWSERPAKLAGQKLKGEIAIGNYADIVVWNPDADFDLDDGHPVYIKHPSISAYMGTKLSGKVSATFVRGNLVFKEGNHAPAACGVPILAKEQL
- the LOC126788093 gene encoding uncharacterized protein LOC126788093 isoform X1, whose amino-acid sequence is MIPHQWGPPCNYECTHKYSALMQIPWRVFCKKGCDTDGETWEECLEECNEICYKDPVLKDQQWSACIDRSPGVERYSEECFHACLSGCGYKFNKPPEIADKVRPNRPPKPPPVPKPPLVESKATAEDVLGTSA
- the LOC126788079 gene encoding allantoinase isoform X1, which produces MEALQWRLLPLLSLLLSFVVFFYFQTSSTLNQKQCSLLPYQHYWIVSKRIVTPQGVISGLVEVKEGKIASIVKEEEKDGETKLKNVIDYGEAVVMPGLIDVHAHLDDPGRSEWEGFPSGTKAAAAGGITTLVDMPLNSFPSTVSRETLELKLKAAESRIHVDVGFWGGLVPENAFNKSALEDLLNAGALGLKSFMCPSGINDFPMTNSSHIKEGLSVLAKYRRPLLVHAEKQPDPETNLGVEDGSNDARSYSTYLKTRPPSWEEAAIKDLVTLAKDTRIGAPAEGAHLHIVHLSDSSSSLDLIKEAKSGGDSLTVETCPHYLAFSAEDIQDGDTRFKCSPPIRDAVNKENLWKALLEGDLDMLSSDHSPTTPELKRLDDGDFLKAWGGISCLQFVLPVTWSYGQKYGVTLEQMALWWSERPAKLAGQKLKGEIAIGNYADIVVWNPDADFDLDDGHPVYIKHPSISAYMGTKLSGKVSATFVRGNLVFKEGNHAPAACGVPILAKEQL
- the LOC126788093 gene encoding uncharacterized protein LOC126788093 isoform X2: MIPHQWGPPCNYECTHKYSALMQIPWRVFCKKGCDTDGETWEECLEECNEICYKDPVLKDQQWSACIDRSPGVERSAFMLAYPAVVTSLTNLQK